In Anolis carolinensis isolate JA03-04 chromosome 4, rAnoCar3.1.pri, whole genome shotgun sequence, the genomic window TCTATTACTTTTTATCACTGAATCAGGTCACCTTCCCAATCCGGGTATTCAAGCTCTTGGGCATTGAGACACTGCTGGTCACCAATGCAGCAGGCGCCTTGGCAGATTCCTACAATGTCGGCGACCTCATGATCATCCAGGACCACATCAACTTGTTGGGCTTGACCGGAGAAAATCCTTTGCGGGGCCCCAATGAGGAGTGGTAAGTGCTCCAGATTCCCTCTAGAAAGCCCTACTGTTTCCTCCCAGGTGGGAGATGAGCCCTGAAATTGATCAGAAAGGCACACACATAGCAGGCACACACAAAGGCAAACCATGACTTTGGCCAAAGGACCTATCAAGCCCAGCACTGACTTCAGTCCAGTTCAGGCACGAGCAAAGAGAAATGGTTGATTTATATGTAATGGATAAAAAGTAGTGAAGCCAATgtgaatattgggttgctgtgagttttttgggctatattggccatgttccagcagtattctttcctaatgttttgcctgcatctgtggcaagcaagccCAGAGCTTGTGTTGGCAGCAGCAAGGCgcagacacaaatcaaagaacatgaaaggcactgaagactaattcaatcagagaaggcaacacagagaagccattgaaatccacaagcatgtggataatttcaacagaaaggagaaaaccaggaaaatgaacaagatctggTTACCAATATTGAAAAGCATcaataataaagaacaacactcagaaacaggagaactctagATATTAAACAATCAGGGGCCAACCAATACCTTCCAAACAgtggatgcctccaggcaacaaaggccaccTCTATGAAAATAACCTCACTGATtggctttgcaaacttcatggctactcaaatgctattTCAGGCTtgttaattgtaacattcacacttgctttaaacggACATGGGGTATTTCTCCTACTGGAAtttaatccacagatatatatacactccgtTTGCTTCACtagcaacagaacctctgaagatgccagtcacagatacaggtgaaactttaggagagaatgctgctggaacatggccatacagcccgaaaaatgcacagcaacccagtgattcctactggctgttaggaattgtgggagttgaagtccaaaacacctgaagggccaaagttttgtGCCATAATgtaccttttttaaaagaaaagagatgATATGTTGAGAGCATCCTCTTCTTTCCACAGGTTTgggccccgcttccctgccctcTCGGACGCTTACGACAGGAAGATCCGTACGTTGGCCATGGAGACTGCTAGACACCTGGGATACACTTCCTTTGTCAGAGAAGGGGTCTACTGCATGGTGGGAGGCCCCAACTTTGAATCTGTGGCAGAGGCTCGACTGTTGCACTTACTGGGAGCAGACGCTGTGGGTAagacactagaatcatagaataattcagttgaaagagaccacacaggtcatctagtccaaccttctgccatgcaggaaaagcacaaagtatccctgatagatggccatccagtctgtttatgtttccaaggaaggagcctccaccacactctgaggcagagagttccactgttgaacagctcgtatggtcaggaagttcttcctcatgttcggGTTGAGTTTCCTTTCCTGTaacttgaacccatggctccaagtcctagtttcaagggcagcagaaaacaagcctgctctctcttcctttgacaccctttcacatatttatacttggCTATCACATctcccctcaaccttctcttctgtaggctaaacatacccagtcctTTAatatgctcctcatagggattcatggtttccaaccttttcctctggacaccttccatcttaaGAGTCATTATCTCTTCTGAACTGTGGTACACATAACTCGACGCAATGtgatttcaggtgaggtctaaccaaagcagaatacaaaggcaccatgacgtCCCTCGATCTtcgactccttttgatgcagcctaaaacCCCATTGCCTTTTTCAGCTGCTgcttcacactgttggctcatgttaaacttgttgtccacaaagactccaagatctttctcacatggacttttgcagagccaggcatcacccatcctgtatctttacatttcatgtTTTCCACCAAAGTGTAGTATCCTACATTTGctcttgttgaacttcattttgttagttttggctatTTAGCTCTCATCTGTTTAAGGTCCTTTTGGATCCTGATCCtgttctggagtattagctaataTCCCTcctctaatttggtgtcatctgcaagggCTCGGCTTCTTCTTCATTCTACCTTGCTCTCTCAATGTTTTACTTCATCTTTGCAAgcatttttacattttcttttttataactGATACAAATGGCtcccatttttttaaacaaagttaCCAGCTGACTTCTTTATCAAACAAGACAACTTATTCACTTTGGCTGGATCTAAAAATGTTATCATCCAAATTTCTTTTGAGGGTAGTTTCCATAGTTTTCAATTTTTGTGCATAAAAGAATCTTGCCATTATAATCATATAATGTAATAATTTGAAATTCATAGGTTTTTCACATATTAAGAATAACAGgatgtaacacaatttgaaaaacaaTCTGTttatggtttgaaagtgttatttcctgtttaattgtgcggtccttcctttaaaagtagttgttctaatccagaaactttgtttttgtggtagccacaaaattGGTTGAAATTCTACAcgatgttcattgaaaaactatagcaaaatgtgctgcaggatgtccctcccgcagaaacaaagttttggcagtgtaataagcttttttatgtttttatgatggaatcaattaggaaatgacatttattacccaggaacaaaaatcgtattgTTGTATCTAGCTGCATTCTGATTTTATAGATCTATTTTAACACATTTCATATTAGCCTCCAGTGTTCTTTTGCTTTGGTACATGCCCTCCATATATGGTAGAAAGCCCTTTGATGTGGTGGGGCTTATGGCTGTTAAAATGTTGTACCATTATAGGCAATGCGTTGTGGCCCATTAATcaagattgtcttccaagggcagAGTCTTGGCGATGGGTCCAAAACTGACTGTGGCAACCCTTTCTGGATACACATGGTTTTTCTCTTACAGTAAGGACATACATTTTCAGATGGAAGggggtcccaacaagggtttgcttgtgGCACATTCTTCTTCTCAACATGTCTGTCTATTCATGTCTCTTCAAAATCCAGAGCACTGTTgaataacagctgacctccagttagatccTCGAGGGCCAGGGCGTCCCAGTTCTTGGTCTTTCtgacacagtttttaaggttagctttaagccaatTTTTTGCTATTCACCAATATTCCATTTtcggtgttgtcgaaggctttcatggctgggatcacagggttgttgtgtgttttctgggctgtatggccatgttccaaaagtattatctcctgacgttttgcccacatctatggcaggcatcctcagagggtgtgaggcaTACGGGAAAACTAAGAAAGTTCTTGAGCTGGAGTAAAGTAATTATTTTGGGAGACTATGATctttggccagtccagcaaagttgatggtggaggaagaTGGCTTCAATATCGGTGGTCtttctggaggtcagctgtgactaacagtgctgtggaattcaaagaggtacGAATGGAGGGGAAAAGGTAGGAACATATGAGAAGGAAGACTCATCAAGCCAAGCCATGTCACAcctccttccatctggaaaccaatgtcctcactgcagaagaacatggtaGTCAAGAGTAGATCtgtacagtcacttatggacccaccactaagatcctacacttggaaggcaatcagacTTGCCCacaagagatgatgatgatgattggtgaTCTTTGCCTTTTTCAGACACTGGTCTTTGTCTGCCTGCccttttcccaagagattttcaggatttttcaaaggcaacactgaCAGCATTGTTCCAGAAGTCAATAGTGACATTTGTAgaaagtccatgttttgcaggcatggaacagagttggaaggacaatagctttatttgtaaaatggtGCCTAAATTCATTTTATTTGATTGCTATAcagtttattgttattttattgtttgtattacatattttaatttgtttacaccttgtttttgggcttggccccatgttagccgccccgagtcccttctagaagatggtgacgggatacaaaaataaattattattattattattattattattattattattattattattattatttgaaacacaagatgagtccacagcagacgctctgctggctgttgtattggatcacacgttggacatttcccaagtgtctaggactgtgtgatgtatcagagaataatgcatgcagatcccagtaaggtggctttctgcagctggcaggtgggaattttgtcagcgccgattgtgtttaagtgcaggccaaggcctttaggcactgtacccagtgtgcccatcaccactgggaccactttgagtggcttgtgccagagtctttgtagttcgatctttaaatcctcatatcgtgtcaacttttccagttgtttctcctcgaTCTTGCCACCACCTGGGATTGTGACTTCGACAATCCATTTtgtcttttaattattattattatattataataataataataataataataataattattattattatatattatatacattattattattattattattattattattattattattattattattattaacaagctTATTGGTATCCTCTAGAATGCCTTGATCTGGGACATTCAGGATTGAATCAGACCTTGCTGTAAAGTCCTGGGTTGATAAAACTATCTCCTTCTATCTTTCCAGGCATGAGCACTGCAGCAGAGGTGGTTGTGGCCCGGCACTGCGGCCTCCGTGTCTTTGGCCTCTCGCTGATCACCAACAAAGTGACCAAGGACTACAATGTGAAGGTGAGCGTTGACCATCACGGCGTCCTGGAGGTCAGCAAAATGCGAACTTCCATGCTTCAAACGCTCCTCACTGAAATAGTGGGCAGCCTGGACTGCGGCGAGAGGAAAGAAACCGAGACCTGCTATCAGAATGGAGTTTGAAAGCATCTCCAGATGTTCGTAGTGAAGCCAAGGATGCGCTGGGCAGTTGAATGGGACAGCAAGTGGACAAGGCCACCTCCTGCTATCTAGACACAATTGGGACCAGATAACTGACCTATTTCATAGCCCTCAAAGTTTtgcttgatgtcttggtttttaggcgtttctgggttttttgggggtgctgattttgaaagttgcattggatagaccacatcagctctatttttgccccgcccacactgccatataatccagattaatgtcagataatccacattatctgctttgaactggattatatgagtcaacattgtcacataatccagttcaagacagaaagattttatacagctacgtGAAAGGagccttgggccccttccacacagcggaataaaatcccacattatctgctttgaactgggatatagggcagtgtggactcagataatccagttcaaagcagatattgtgtgattttctgccttgatattctgggttatgtggctgtgtggaagggcccctagtctctTGGCAGGAAAAAGGTGGAATATTGATTGTATAAATAAGAATAAATTAAAGAAGCCTTAGATGTGGTtatagttttctatgggtgagcagatatgctgatatatggcatatgttctgtatctcaaaagctagagcCAATAGGCGGAAACGAGTGGCATTTTTGGAATCAATAGGTCAAATAAGAGCCAGAAACAGGGCAAACActgaggccccgtctacactgccatataatccagattatcaaagcagacaatccgcATTAtgtgctttgacctggattatatgaggccccttccacaccgtcctataaaatccagattatctttgaaccagattatatggcagtgtggactcagatactccagttcaaaacagataatgtggattatctgctttgataatctggattatatggcagcgtagaaggggcctgggacaccaaaatgtgtgctggcTAGTGGTttacatttcatattttatttttctttatggtGCATATATTAAGGGGTTGACCTCACTCTAActaccacggctcaatgctatggaataatgggtttTAATAGCT contains:
- the LOC100563682 gene encoding purine nucleoside phosphorylase isoform X3 translates to MVFYSSVWFSRAENSLLYKAAVSLQRTIARARRQSIGCKSFSLQIQLFLLLLLFGTKMQPTETFSFGHCKETADWLLARTTQRPRIAIICGSGLGPLADSLENQESFKYTEIPHFPRSTVAGHDGHLIFGGLKGKQCVCMKGRFHMYEGYPLWKVTFPIRVFKLLGIETLLVTNAAGALADSYNVGDLMIIQDHINLLGLTGENPLRGPNEEWFGPRFPALSDAYDRKIRTLAMETARHLGYTSFVREGVYCMVGGPNFESVAEARLLHLLGADAVGMSTAAEVVVARHCGLRVFGLSLITNKVTKDYNVKVSVDHHGVLEVSKMRTSMLQTLLTEIVGSLDCGERKETETCYQNGV